One Gimesia aquarii DNA segment encodes these proteins:
- a CDS encoding DUF1353 domain-containing protein, with protein sequence MTTTPDKESVFLVSGLLQTERQPDGCRKLLRELTVNVRDKVITVPENFITDFSSIPWFGRILVRWSKVDIAGVVHDRLYATGEYTRCESDTVWRLTALAGECHANLFQAWVGWFFLRIGGWIAWNRSRKKRAKN encoded by the coding sequence TTGACAACAACTCCTGACAAAGAATCCGTATTTCTTGTGAGTGGATTACTTCAAACCGAACGACAACCTGATGGCTGCCGCAAGCTGTTACGCGAACTCACAGTCAATGTGCGAGACAAAGTCATTACTGTCCCGGAAAATTTCATTACCGATTTTAGTTCCATCCCCTGGTTTGGTCGTATTCTTGTTCGCTGGTCCAAGGTAGATATCGCAGGAGTTGTACATGACAGGCTCTATGCCACCGGTGAATACACACGCTGTGAATCTGACACGGTCTGGCGTTTGACAGCACTCGCTGGCGAATGCCATGCTAATCTTTTTCAGGCATGGGTAGGTTGGTTCTTTTTAAGAATTGGTGGTTGGATTGCCTGGAATCGTTCCAGAAAAAAACGAGCCAAGAATTAA
- a CDS encoding PSD1 and planctomycete cytochrome C domain-containing protein, which yields MKFLPAWFCLLSWLSMVGGISAADDTFFHDTVEPILRKHCYECHSHASGVMEGDLTLDWQSGWKTGGSRGAAIAPGDPESSLLIKAIRHSDSELQMPEQKLSDKEIAALVKWVKDGAQDPRTTKPASKATDPTDWWSLKPLLRPHVPGDGSRNSIDAFIQTRLQQKKLKPSPEANRRTLIRRLMFDLHGLQPTVEETNAFLADSSPQAYEKLVDRLLSSPRYGERWARHWLDTVHFADSHGFEHDVFRPHAWRYRDYVIDRFNRDIPWAQFIREQLAADFFFPEASELTVALGFLGAGPYDQSAAATAPKSFEYLDRDDLVTQTMGAFASTTANCARCHTHKFDPITQADYYALQAVFAGVGKGDVAFDMDRAVASQRSHWKNLKAAAQNKNTNILLKPDNLKLVAEWEQSRAPQTRWVPLEPDVFVSTNRANLKRQPDASILSSGKTPEQETIVVTANTSLSTITAVRLDLLNDDSLPHKGPGRAHNGNLHLNEFELRAFKPDAVEGQVVPIGQATADFNQAGWTIQHAVDGNPKTAWGIYPKVGVPHHAVFVLKTPLIVEPGTKLSVTLKQVHGGAHVIGRFKLAVTDAPKLNVIALPIEVEAVLNSPADQRSAEQQTLLASTILQHRAEQELEKLPSQVKVYAAAAEAANERGMIKLSQPREIRLLVRGNLEKPRDVIGPGALTALSPLPARFELPKSHHESARRAALADWLADPRNPLTWRSIANRVWHYHFGKGLCDTPNDFGRMGGTPSHPELLDWLACELRDQNGSLKHLHRLICNSKTYRQSSAYRSELVTHDPENRLLARMSRQRLDAGSFRDSVLLVSGQLDLKSGGPGDSHFTTTPGPQVTPVLHYDQFDLDSPAANRRSIYRVVWRGIPDPLMDVLDFPDLGLLAPTRGFSASPLQSLVLFNNRFILHQSQKLAERARKLQTKLPGQIKQIVLWVWLREPAEDELKKMTTLAGKHGLEAVCRLVLNSNEFLFVE from the coding sequence ATGAAATTCCTTCCTGCCTGGTTTTGTTTGTTGAGTTGGCTCTCGATGGTGGGGGGGATTTCTGCTGCTGATGATACGTTCTTTCATGACACTGTGGAACCAATTCTTCGTAAACATTGTTACGAGTGTCATTCCCATGCTTCTGGAGTGATGGAGGGAGACCTCACACTGGATTGGCAGAGTGGTTGGAAAACGGGGGGAAGTCGCGGTGCTGCAATCGCTCCTGGTGACCCGGAAAGTAGTCTGCTGATTAAAGCGATTCGTCACAGTGATTCCGAATTACAGATGCCCGAGCAGAAGCTATCTGACAAAGAGATTGCTGCTCTCGTAAAATGGGTCAAAGACGGAGCCCAGGACCCGCGAACGACGAAGCCCGCGTCAAAGGCCACCGATCCTACGGACTGGTGGTCGTTGAAACCACTTTTGCGCCCTCATGTTCCCGGTGATGGATCCAGAAATTCGATTGATGCATTTATCCAAACGCGACTGCAGCAGAAAAAATTGAAACCGTCTCCGGAAGCAAATCGACGCACCTTGATTCGTCGGTTGATGTTCGATCTACATGGGCTACAGCCTACGGTTGAAGAGACAAACGCGTTTCTTGCAGACTCAAGTCCTCAGGCTTATGAAAAGTTAGTTGACCGATTGCTGTCCTCGCCTCGATATGGAGAACGCTGGGCACGACACTGGCTCGATACGGTCCATTTCGCAGATTCACATGGGTTTGAGCACGACGTCTTTCGGCCTCACGCGTGGCGGTATCGTGACTATGTTATTGATCGCTTTAATCGTGATATTCCCTGGGCACAGTTTATTCGAGAGCAACTGGCGGCTGATTTTTTCTTTCCTGAGGCATCGGAGCTAACGGTCGCGCTGGGGTTTCTTGGGGCAGGTCCTTATGATCAAAGCGCAGCTGCCACTGCACCCAAGTCGTTTGAATATCTTGACCGTGATGATCTGGTGACCCAAACCATGGGGGCCTTCGCCAGCACCACAGCAAACTGTGCACGATGCCATACACACAAATTCGACCCCATTACACAAGCCGACTATTATGCGCTGCAGGCAGTATTTGCTGGCGTTGGTAAAGGCGATGTTGCATTTGACATGGATCGAGCGGTCGCCAGTCAGCGATCTCACTGGAAAAACCTTAAGGCAGCCGCTCAAAACAAGAATACAAATATTCTATTGAAACCAGATAATCTGAAATTGGTTGCGGAATGGGAACAATCCCGCGCTCCTCAAACGCGTTGGGTACCTCTTGAGCCTGATGTCTTTGTTTCGACCAACCGCGCGAATTTGAAACGCCAGCCTGATGCATCGATACTTTCAAGCGGAAAAACGCCAGAGCAGGAGACAATTGTCGTCACGGCAAACACATCGCTCTCAACAATAACTGCGGTGCGGCTGGATTTATTGAATGATGACTCGCTGCCCCACAAAGGGCCGGGAAGGGCACACAATGGAAATCTCCATTTAAACGAGTTTGAATTACGTGCTTTCAAACCCGATGCAGTGGAAGGACAAGTGGTTCCCATTGGTCAGGCAACAGCAGACTTTAATCAGGCTGGCTGGACGATTCAGCATGCCGTCGACGGGAATCCCAAAACGGCTTGGGGAATCTACCCGAAAGTCGGCGTGCCGCATCATGCAGTATTTGTTTTGAAAACACCGTTGATTGTTGAGCCTGGTACGAAATTATCAGTCACACTGAAACAGGTACATGGTGGTGCACATGTCATCGGGCGTTTCAAATTAGCTGTTACTGATGCACCGAAGTTGAACGTGATTGCACTTCCGATAGAAGTCGAGGCGGTTTTAAATAGTCCCGCTGATCAGCGGTCAGCTGAACAACAGACATTGCTCGCTTCCACTATTTTGCAACACCGGGCGGAGCAGGAACTGGAGAAGCTCCCATCACAAGTCAAGGTTTACGCGGCGGCAGCAGAAGCTGCGAACGAGAGAGGTATGATAAAGTTATCCCAGCCGCGTGAGATTCGACTTTTAGTGCGTGGTAATCTTGAAAAGCCGCGCGATGTGATTGGGCCTGGTGCTTTAACGGCATTATCTCCTTTGCCAGCTCGGTTTGAACTACCAAAATCTCATCATGAATCAGCGAGAAGAGCAGCACTTGCAGACTGGTTGGCTGACCCACGGAATCCGCTGACCTGGCGAAGCATCGCCAATCGCGTATGGCACTATCATTTTGGTAAGGGACTATGTGATACGCCAAATGATTTCGGACGTATGGGAGGTACACCCTCTCACCCTGAGTTGCTCGATTGGCTGGCCTGTGAACTGCGTGATCAAAATGGATCATTGAAACATCTGCATCGTCTGATTTGTAACAGCAAAACCTATCGACAATCATCGGCCTACCGCTCAGAGTTGGTTACACACGATCCCGAAAATCGATTGCTGGCACGCATGTCGCGGCAACGTCTTGATGCAGGAAGTTTCCGAGATTCGGTTTTGCTGGTGAGCGGACAACTTGACTTGAAGAGTGGCGGGCCAGGAGATTCTCATTTTACAACGACTCCCGGTCCGCAAGTGACGCCGGTGTTACACTACGATCAATTTGATCTGGATAGTCCGGCAGCCAATCGACGCAGCATATATCGCGTGGTCTGGCGTGGTATCCCTGATCCTCTGATGGACGTGTTGGATTTTCCCGACCTGGGTTTATTAGCTCCGACACGTGGCTTTTCAGCCTCTCCTTTGCAATCTCTGGTTCTGTTTAACAATCGTTTTATTTTACATCAGTCACAAAAGTTGGCAGAGCGGGCACGAAAGTTACAAACCAAATTACCAGGCCAGATTAAACAGATCGTTTTATGGGTCTGGTTGCGAGAACCAGCGGAAGATGAATTGAAAAAAATGACAACTTTGGCTGGCAAGCATGGTTTGGAAGCCGTTTGCCGTTTGGTTCTGAACAGCAATGAGTTTCTTTTTGTTGAGTAA
- the eutB gene encoding ethanolamine ammonia-lyase subunit EutB, which produces MPLNRRDFVQAMMYSPFALTLSLSQAKRVTAEETNTSGVSIAEIHEGEDVFAYIQRVKGGFDLQLYREILGAANAFKEGDQIIGVAATDEESRKNARALLEATRIIDINAHPVFKDKLHQLITNRQSSTLKERSANLTLGALKQLLLTEDEATIKKVTSGLSSDVIGSVVKLMTNGELIIVGSKVFNSLPGSQIGARGYLGARLQPNSPTDNLDDIFWQVLDGWSYAVGDVLLGTNPVSSTPESVEAVELVLKDILLTFGVADIMPHCVLSHIDVQAEVERQNPGSTALWFQSIAGSDDANETFDISVKKMRDYARSRTGQYGLYFETGQGADFTNGHSHGFDMVLHESRKYGFARALTQDVAAAQKSAGKESAPWVHLNDVAGFIGPEVFRTREQLVRCCLEDIIMGKLHGLTIGLDVCSTLHMDVSLDDLDWCLDQIMPANPAYLMALPTKIDPMLGYLTTGFQDHVRMREKFGYRVNNKMWGFFQKLAVIDASGKPTEHFGDPTWVYLLYRRKKGDSRTNRAILKEGRQKLSEVRGRGVFIAEGYGEKHSELEPSLKVEIDQIYHDAKKSIWAELTPDFISNVPEAVPLTTQSNDRLEYILHPTTGEQLSKAATKMIRQLRNSYDEKFDVQVVISDGLNALSIMDEGHLEPFLKELRQQLQAAGYHPAKRNIIIKSGRVRAGYRIGELLFGGLSGNRAILHIIGERPGTGHHTFSVYMTSPLGSVWNQSGKVDHNITKVVSGIATTALIPSKGADETVRILHQMNAG; this is translated from the coding sequence ATGCCGTTGAATCGACGCGATTTCGTTCAGGCCATGATGTATAGCCCGTTTGCTCTAACTCTCTCTTTGTCACAAGCAAAAAGAGTGACTGCAGAAGAGACAAATACCAGTGGTGTATCCATTGCTGAGATTCATGAGGGCGAGGATGTTTTTGCGTACATCCAACGCGTCAAAGGTGGATTCGATCTACAACTTTACCGCGAAATTCTTGGTGCGGCTAATGCATTCAAAGAGGGCGATCAGATCATCGGCGTTGCTGCGACTGACGAAGAATCTCGCAAGAATGCCCGTGCATTGTTAGAGGCGACTCGTATTATTGATATCAACGCACATCCTGTCTTCAAAGATAAACTTCATCAACTGATAACAAACCGGCAGAGTTCTACTTTAAAGGAACGTTCAGCAAATCTGACACTTGGAGCTTTAAAACAACTGTTACTCACTGAAGATGAGGCGACCATCAAAAAAGTTACGAGTGGTCTCTCCAGTGATGTCATTGGCTCTGTTGTGAAGCTGATGACTAATGGAGAATTGATTATCGTTGGTTCCAAAGTCTTCAATTCCCTGCCGGGTAGTCAGATCGGTGCGCGAGGTTATTTGGGCGCACGATTGCAACCAAATTCACCGACGGACAATTTAGATGACATCTTCTGGCAAGTCCTTGACGGATGGTCGTATGCAGTAGGAGATGTTCTACTGGGAACAAATCCTGTTTCCAGCACGCCTGAGTCGGTTGAGGCTGTGGAATTGGTGTTGAAGGATATCCTTTTGACATTTGGTGTGGCAGATATTATGCCGCATTGTGTGCTATCACATATTGACGTTCAAGCAGAAGTCGAGCGACAAAACCCAGGCAGTACGGCTCTTTGGTTCCAAAGTATCGCAGGTAGTGATGACGCCAACGAAACATTTGACATCAGTGTCAAAAAGATGCGTGACTACGCACGTTCGCGGACGGGGCAATATGGTTTGTATTTTGAAACGGGGCAAGGGGCAGATTTTACCAACGGCCATAGTCATGGCTTTGATATGGTACTGCATGAATCTCGCAAATATGGTTTTGCACGTGCCTTGACTCAAGATGTTGCCGCGGCTCAAAAGTCTGCCGGTAAAGAATCTGCTCCCTGGGTGCATCTCAACGATGTGGCAGGGTTTATCGGACCGGAAGTATTTCGGACGCGCGAACAACTCGTCCGTTGTTGTCTGGAAGACATCATCATGGGTAAGCTGCATGGCTTGACAATCGGACTTGATGTCTGTTCCACATTGCATATGGACGTTTCGCTTGATGATTTAGACTGGTGCCTGGATCAGATCATGCCTGCGAATCCGGCGTATCTGATGGCGTTGCCAACGAAGATCGACCCTATGCTGGGTTATCTTACGACCGGTTTTCAGGACCATGTCCGCATGCGAGAGAAATTCGGCTATCGTGTGAATAACAAAATGTGGGGCTTCTTTCAGAAGCTGGCTGTGATTGACGCGAGTGGAAAACCAACCGAGCACTTTGGTGATCCTACTTGGGTATACTTGCTGTACCGCCGAAAAAAAGGAGATTCTCGTACCAACCGGGCAATTTTAAAAGAAGGTCGTCAAAAATTATCAGAAGTCCGGGGCCGCGGCGTCTTCATCGCAGAGGGGTATGGGGAAAAGCATTCGGAGTTGGAACCTTCATTGAAAGTCGAAATCGATCAGATTTATCATGATGCCAAAAAGAGCATCTGGGCAGAGCTCACTCCCGACTTTATTTCCAATGTGCCTGAAGCGGTCCCTTTAACAACTCAGTCAAATGATCGCCTTGAATACATTTTGCATCCGACAACAGGGGAACAACTTTCCAAAGCCGCTACAAAAATGATTCGACAACTACGAAACAGTTATGATGAAAAATTCGATGTGCAAGTGGTGATCTCCGATGGTCTAAACGCACTGTCGATTATGGACGAAGGACACCTGGAACCGTTCCTTAAGGAACTAAGGCAGCAATTGCAAGCTGCGGGCTACCATCCCGCGAAGCGTAACATCATTATCAAGTCAGGGCGTGTTCGTGCGGGTTACCGAATTGGTGAATTGCTCTTCGGCGGTCTTTCAGGGAATCGTGCGATTCTTCACATCATCGGCGAGCGTCCGGGTACCGGCCACCATACATTTTCTGTTTATATGACTTCCCCTCTTGGTTCCGTCTGGAATCAATCAGGTAAAGTGGACCACAATATTACGAAAGTGGTCTCCGGGATCGCCACGACTGCTCTCATTCCCAGCAAAGGAGCCGATGAGACGGTTCGGATATTGCATCAGATGAATGCGGGCTAA
- a CDS encoding IclR family transcriptional regulator, which produces MSVTTTSVPALERGLDVLETLSQAPDGLGISELATRLSLNKNAIFRITHALTDRDYLERDPLTKRFKLSTKFLTLGMPQVGDVSLVEEALPLMRDLRDETRETVQLGLRVRDEGVIIEQVSGLHPLRIAVDVGLRFPLHNNAPGKVLLAFQTPEELAATIKRIPLTQDTSRTITDPGMLQEECERVHSRGYATDYAEADEGIHCVAAPVLSKTENLLAVVWVSAPSKRMPKSLFSSIGKQVIQCTEKITGRLIR; this is translated from the coding sequence ATGAGTGTTACAACGACGAGTGTTCCTGCACTTGAGCGGGGGCTGGATGTGCTGGAGACGTTGAGTCAGGCGCCTGATGGGCTCGGAATCAGCGAGCTGGCCACACGGCTTTCTCTCAATAAGAACGCGATTTTTCGTATCACGCATGCTCTTACTGATCGCGATTATCTGGAACGCGATCCACTGACGAAGCGGTTTAAGCTTTCAACCAAGTTCCTCACATTAGGGATGCCACAGGTGGGAGATGTGAGTTTGGTTGAAGAAGCGCTGCCACTCATGCGTGATCTCCGTGATGAAACTCGCGAAACGGTACAACTCGGTTTACGCGTGAGGGATGAAGGAGTCATTATTGAACAGGTAAGTGGGCTCCATCCTCTCAGGATCGCCGTTGATGTGGGACTCCGCTTTCCATTACATAATAATGCCCCAGGAAAAGTGCTCCTGGCATTTCAAACTCCTGAAGAATTAGCTGCTACAATCAAACGCATTCCTTTGACACAAGATACATCGCGCACCATTACTGATCCAGGCATGTTACAGGAAGAATGTGAACGAGTTCACAGTCGCGGTTACGCTACCGATTATGCGGAAGCGGATGAAGGAATCCATTGCGTCGCTGCTCCGGTATTGAGTAAAACTGAAAACCTACTTGCTGTAGTTTGGGTCTCCGCTCCTTCCAAACGAATGCCTAAGAGTCTGTTTTCCAGCATTGGTAAGCAGGTTATACAGTGTACAGAGAAAATTACCGGGAGACTCATTCGATGA
- a CDS encoding DUF1501 domain-containing protein: MKDHYSSQKNITRRHFFQQVSTGIQGAALTWLLSQDLYADSKTPTHKEAPTLGPHHKPRIKSVIHLFMNGGPSQMDLFDPKPFLDKHHGKEHFDKIAGEVEFPERAGALMKSPFKFAQHGESGMWVSDVMPHLAKQVDEITMIRSMFTTNLTHEPALYKIQSGSEFTGHPALGAWVSYGLGSENKNLPAYVVLDDPLGLPVNGIENWQSGFLPAQHQGTRFRATGSPVLNLKPGYDQPEAVSKLERDLISRLDQIHQQKRSHYRQLESRLSTYALAARMQISASDALDLSQETEETQKKYGIDQKVTESYGRRCLIARRLVERGVRFVQLFINSQIWDTHSAIATNLKTACQRTDQPVAALLQDLKQRGLLDDTLVMWGGEMGRLPIAQLTADKDERKSGRDHNKNALCTWMAGGGVKKGMVLGETDELGFAAVENRVSVPDWHATMLHLLGLNHEELFIPRNGLNERLTGVGNSPRVVKEILA; encoded by the coding sequence ATGAAAGATCATTACTCTTCGCAAAAGAACATAACGAGACGCCATTTTTTCCAGCAAGTCTCTACAGGAATTCAAGGGGCCGCTTTGACCTGGCTCCTTAGTCAGGACTTGTATGCGGATTCAAAAACTCCAACTCATAAAGAGGCACCGACACTCGGACCTCACCACAAACCGCGAATCAAGTCAGTGATTCATTTATTCATGAACGGGGGACCGAGTCAAATGGACTTGTTTGATCCCAAGCCGTTTCTGGATAAACATCATGGGAAGGAGCATTTTGACAAAATTGCAGGAGAAGTCGAATTCCCTGAACGAGCTGGTGCCTTAATGAAGAGCCCCTTCAAATTTGCCCAGCATGGTGAATCCGGCATGTGGGTATCTGATGTTATGCCGCATCTGGCGAAGCAAGTTGATGAAATCACCATGATTCGTTCGATGTTCACAACCAATTTGACACACGAACCTGCACTTTACAAAATTCAGTCAGGCAGCGAATTTACAGGACATCCGGCATTGGGAGCCTGGGTCTCTTACGGATTGGGAAGTGAAAATAAAAACCTGCCTGCGTATGTTGTTTTAGATGATCCACTCGGATTACCTGTCAACGGAATCGAAAACTGGCAATCCGGCTTTCTACCTGCGCAACATCAGGGAACTCGTTTTCGTGCGACTGGCTCTCCGGTCTTGAATTTGAAACCGGGCTACGATCAACCCGAAGCAGTCTCAAAACTCGAACGCGATTTGATCTCACGCCTGGATCAAATTCATCAACAAAAACGATCACATTATCGTCAGTTAGAATCTCGTTTATCAACTTATGCATTGGCTGCACGAATGCAAATTTCAGCTTCTGACGCACTCGACCTTTCTCAAGAAACAGAAGAAACGCAAAAGAAGTATGGCATTGATCAAAAAGTGACCGAATCATATGGTCGCAGATGCCTGATCGCACGCCGTCTCGTTGAGAGAGGCGTTCGCTTCGTGCAATTATTTATCAACAGCCAAATCTGGGATACTCATAGCGCGATCGCGACAAATTTGAAAACTGCCTGTCAGCGAACAGATCAACCGGTTGCTGCCTTATTGCAAGATTTGAAACAACGTGGTTTATTAGATGATACGCTTGTGATGTGGGGTGGTGAAATGGGTCGTTTACCCATTGCACAATTGACTGCGGATAAAGATGAACGAAAATCGGGTCGCGATCATAACAAGAATGCTCTGTGTACCTGGATGGCAGGTGGAGGTGTCAAGAAAGGTATGGTTCTGGGAGAAACTGACGAACTGGGCTTTGCCGCCGTGGAAAACCGCGTTAGTGTACCAGACTGGCATGCGACCATGTTACATCTGCTCGGACTAAACCACGAAGAGCTCTTCATCCCCCGGAATGGATTGAATGAACGCCTGACAGGTGTCGGAAACAGTCCAAGAGTCGTCAAGGAAATTCTCGCCTGA
- a CDS encoding DUF1501 domain-containing protein produces MSNLIKHHLSRRELLMQSGGSFGAAVLAHWLGHKSVPAASTRKMNGGLHHPAKARRVIQLFMNGGASPMDTFDFKPELKRLHGQKLGPKEKPEGFTAAAGAVMKSPFKFAQHGETGRWVSSVFPHQAKIVDELAFLMAMTTKTNVHGPASYMMNTGFMLPGFPCMGAWISYALGNLSDNLPAFVVLPDVRGLPYNQKGNFSGGFLPAKHQGTLVNAASKTPIPNLFADPQYTFARDTADKNTFALLQQFNRQHAETRPDDSRLEARIAAGELAAKMQLSAPEAFDLTRESKETQTAYGLDQKVTEDFGKRCLLARRLLERGTRFVQVWSGPQGAVNNWDNHGNIQTELPAIANSVDQPISALFQDIKSRGLLDDTLIIWTTEFGRTPFAQGSQGRDHNRGTFVTWLAGAGIKAGASHGKSDDLGYQTAEGKTYCYDLHATVLHLLGIDHKRLTYRTAGIDRRLTDVHGHVIHDILS; encoded by the coding sequence ATGTCAAACTTAATCAAACATCATCTTTCGCGGCGTGAGCTTCTCATGCAGTCAGGCGGTAGTTTTGGCGCTGCGGTATTGGCTCACTGGTTGGGACACAAATCAGTTCCGGCGGCTTCGACAAGGAAAATGAACGGTGGTTTGCATCATCCGGCGAAAGCACGACGTGTCATTCAGCTGTTTATGAACGGCGGCGCCAGTCCCATGGACACGTTTGATTTTAAGCCAGAATTGAAACGTCTTCATGGACAGAAACTGGGACCGAAAGAGAAACCGGAAGGTTTCACTGCGGCCGCTGGTGCTGTGATGAAGAGTCCATTCAAATTTGCTCAACATGGTGAAACCGGTCGTTGGGTCAGTTCGGTCTTTCCCCATCAGGCGAAAATTGTCGATGAGTTAGCGTTTTTGATGGCGATGACTACCAAGACCAACGTGCATGGACCAGCCAGTTACATGATGAATACCGGCTTTATGTTGCCAGGGTTTCCCTGTATGGGGGCCTGGATTTCCTACGCCCTTGGTAACCTTTCCGACAATCTACCAGCGTTCGTAGTGCTGCCAGATGTGCGAGGTCTGCCTTATAATCAAAAAGGAAATTTTAGTGGTGGCTTCCTGCCCGCAAAACACCAGGGAACTCTCGTCAATGCGGCAAGCAAAACACCGATTCCGAATCTATTTGCAGATCCGCAATACACGTTCGCGCGAGATACAGCGGATAAGAATACTTTTGCGCTATTGCAACAGTTTAATCGACAGCATGCGGAAACTCGCCCGGATGATTCACGATTAGAAGCACGCATTGCCGCGGGTGAACTCGCCGCGAAGATGCAACTGAGTGCACCCGAAGCATTCGATCTCACTCGGGAATCAAAAGAGACACAGACCGCTTACGGTCTGGACCAGAAAGTGACGGAAGATTTTGGCAAACGTTGTCTATTGGCAAGGCGTTTGCTGGAACGGGGCACACGGTTTGTTCAAGTCTGGAGTGGTCCACAGGGGGCGGTCAATAACTGGGACAACCACGGCAATATCCAAACTGAGTTGCCTGCGATCGCGAATAGTGTCGATCAACCCATTTCCGCTCTCTTTCAAGATATAAAGTCGCGTGGGTTACTTGATGATACACTCATTATCTGGACGACGGAATTCGGGCGCACACCTTTTGCCCAGGGAAGCCAGGGGCGTGATCATAATCGAGGCACGTTTGTTACCTGGCTGGCCGGTGCCGGAATCAAAGCAGGGGCAAGTCATGGTAAAAGTGATGATCTTGGTTACCAGACCGCTGAAGGTAAAACCTATTGTTATGATTTGCATGCCACGGTCCTGCACTTACTGGGCATCGACCACAAACGGCTGACGTACCGTACGGCTGGTATTGATCGCCGTCTGACTGACGTCCATGGGCATGTGATACACGACATTTTGAGTTGA